One Patescibacteria group bacterium genomic region harbors:
- the secY gene encoding preprotein translocase subunit SecY → MWQTWLQIFKHKDLRIKIFWTLGLLVIFRIITHIPIPIVDLDKLQQLFSQNQFLGMMDIFSGGSLSNFSVALMGVAPYINASIIIQLMTMAIPAVEALQKEGDYGRRKLNQYTRYLTVPLAVLQAYGMITLLQRGELPVIGDLGIYQMIAVLVTVTAGTILVMWLGELISEFGIGNGISLIIFLGIVARLPQVLSGTAVVFDMGQFSRILAFIILALATIYFVVYITEGQRNIPISYAGRTRVNRFASGVISNLPLKVNQAGVIPIIFALSILVFPGMIASLFVNARSLWLVNSAEFIKTLFENQWVYGILYFLLVVFFTYFYTWVIFKPTQVAENLQKSGGFVPGIRPGKQTIDFLTYISNRITLAGSIFLGLIAVLPSLVQVFVKMPSLTIGGTSLLIVVSVALETMRQVRAQLIMKKYDEL, encoded by the coding sequence ATGTGGCAAACTTGGCTCCAAATTTTTAAACACAAAGATCTTCGCATCAAAATTTTTTGGACTCTCGGATTGTTGGTAATCTTTCGGATCATTACTCATATTCCGATCCCGATAGTTGATTTAGATAAACTGCAGCAGCTATTCTCCCAGAATCAATTCTTGGGCATGATGGATATTTTCTCCGGGGGATCATTGAGTAACTTTTCCGTCGCCTTAATGGGAGTCGCGCCTTACATTAACGCCTCTATTATTATTCAGTTAATGACGATGGCAATTCCAGCAGTCGAGGCTTTACAGAAAGAAGGCGACTATGGTCGGCGTAAACTGAACCAGTATACGCGCTATCTCACCGTGCCATTGGCTGTTTTGCAGGCCTACGGCATGATCACTTTACTACAGCGAGGAGAATTACCAGTCATCGGCGACCTCGGTATTTATCAAATGATCGCCGTCTTGGTCACAGTCACAGCTGGTACGATTCTAGTGATGTGGCTAGGAGAACTCATTAGCGAATTCGGTATCGGCAACGGCATTTCCTTGATCATTTTCTTGGGGATTGTAGCGCGTCTGCCTCAGGTCCTGTCTGGTACAGCCGTAGTGTTTGATATGGGACAGTTTTCTCGTATCCTCGCCTTTATTATTTTAGCTTTAGCTACGATTTATTTTGTGGTTTATATTACAGAGGGTCAGCGCAATATTCCCATTTCCTATGCCGGACGGACGCGCGTAAACCGATTTGCGTCGGGAGTAATTTCTAATCTTCCGCTCAAAGTCAACCAGGCGGGAGTCATTCCTATCATTTTTGCTCTCTCAATCCTAGTGTTTCCCGGTATGATCGCATCTCTGTTTGTTAACGCCCGGAGCCTGTGGCTAGTGAATAGTGCCGAGTTTATTAAAACATTATTCGAAAATCAGTGGGTCTATGGCATTCTTTATTTTCTGTTAGTAGTCTTTTTCACTTATTTTTATACCTGGGTGATTTTCAAGCCTACGCAAGTAGCCGAAAATCTCCAGAAATCAGGAGGTTTTGTCCCTGGAATCCGACCGGGTAAACAAACCATTGATTTTTTGACCTATATCAGCAATCGCATCACTTTGGCTGGCTCTATCTTCTTAGGGTTAATCGCTGTATTGCCTAGCTTAGTGCAAGTCTTTGTCAAAATGCCTAGTCTAACTATCGGAGGTACCTCGCTGCTGATTGTGGTGAGCGTGGCCTTGGAAACTATGCGGCAGGTGAGAGCGCAGTTAATTATGAAAAAATATGACGAGCTTTAA
- the rplO gene encoding 50S ribosomal protein L15: MRLHELTQVKPKNHGTKRKGRGMGSGKGKTAGRGTKGQKARTGGNVPAHFEGGQKPLAQIIPKKKGFRRPNRPQVLVINLSDLPRLASGNSLTLQTLRDKGYLNGFDSVKILGDGEIKEAFTVEAHNISAAARQKIEQAGGKVNLV, encoded by the coding sequence ATGCGTTTACATGAATTAACTCAAGTTAAGCCCAAGAATCACGGCACCAAACGAAAAGGCCGAGGCATGGGTTCAGGCAAAGGGAAAACTGCCGGTCGGGGTACGAAAGGACAAAAAGCCCGTACCGGAGGCAATGTCCCGGCTCATTTTGAAGGAGGCCAAAAACCCTTAGCTCAGATTATCCCTAAAAAGAAAGGTTTTCGGCGGCCAAACCGTCCCCAGGTGCTGGTAATTAATTTATCAGATTTGCCTAGGTTAGCCTCAGGCAACAGTCTGACTTTACAGACTTTGCGCGACAAAGGTTATCTGAATGGATTTGATTCGGTTAAAATTTTAGGAGACGGTGAGATTAAAGAAGCTTTTACAGTAGAAGCTCATAATATTTCTGCAGCAGCCAGGCAAAAAATTGAACAAGCTGGCGGTAAAGTTAATCTGGTTTAA
- the rpsE gene encoding 30S ribosomal protein S5, with translation MRKNIGQSNEKPEFIERVLEINRVARVVKGGKRVRFRALVVIGNEKGKIGYGLGKAADVSGAIAKAVTAAKKNITLVFMHGSTIPYPVRTHYKSASVLLKPAPAGTGIVAGSSMRVVLELTGIKDVVGKIMGCKNKLSNTMATIKALNLLIDPQELRDMRKITSSVMKVKPAKK, from the coding sequence ATGAGAAAAAATATCGGACAATCCAACGAGAAACCTGAGTTCATCGAGCGAGTTTTAGAGATTAATCGCGTGGCTCGGGTAGTTAAAGGAGGTAAAAGAGTGCGGTTTCGGGCCCTGGTGGTGATTGGTAATGAAAAGGGCAAGATCGGCTATGGTTTAGGTAAAGCAGCCGATGTCAGTGGAGCTATTGCTAAAGCAGTAACCGCAGCTAAAAAAAATATCACACTTGTTTTCATGCACGGTTCTACTATTCCTTATCCTGTCCGCACCCATTATAAAAGTGCCTCAGTTCTTTTAAAGCCGGCCCCGGCTGGTACCGGCATTGTCGCTGGTAGTTCGATGCGGGTAGTTCTGGAGCTTACTGGCATCAAAGACGTGGTGGGTAAGATCATGGGATGCAAAAATAAGTTGAGCAATACCATGGCCACTATTAAGGCATTGAATTTATTAATCGATCCTCAGGAATTACGGGATATGCGGAAAATTACCTCCTCCGTAATGAAAGTTAAACCTGCTAAGAAATAA
- the rplR gene encoding 50S ribosomal protein L18, whose product MKTSITKTSQTNRRHRIRAKIKGTADRPRLAVHKSLKHLHVQLIDDTKGKTLASLSSLSLKIRGSIAAATKLGQAVAVQAIALGIKEVVFDRGGYPYHGQVKAVAEAARAEGLKF is encoded by the coding sequence ATGAAAACTTCAATTACCAAAACTAGCCAGACGAACCGGCGCCATCGCATCCGGGCCAAGATTAAAGGTACTGCCGACAGGCCTCGCTTAGCAGTGCATAAAAGTTTAAAACATCTGCATGTTCAGTTGATAGATGACACTAAAGGTAAGACTTTAGCTAGTCTGTCCTCCCTGTCTCTCAAGATTCGAGGAAGCATCGCGGCAGCTACAAAATTAGGTCAGGCAGTCGCCGTCCAAGCCATTGCTTTAGGTATTAAAGAAGTTGTCTTTGATCGGGGAGGTTATCCTTATCACGGACAAGTAAAAGCGGTAGCGGAAGCTGCTCGCGCCGAAGGATTAAAATTCTAA
- the rplF gene encoding 50S ribosomal protein L6, with product MSKIGKLPIKLPANTTLTVADNHVTVAGPLGTLDWQLPLGVTVQQADGTVLVVNAHPEDRMTRPAHGLARARLANMVMGVSAGFERILDISGVGFRVEVHEPEVWLHVGLSHPVKLVIIPGVSIKVVKNEITLNGIDKESVGEMAARLRAVKKPEPYKGKGIKYREEIVRRKQGKTAKTTGTK from the coding sequence ATGTCAAAGATTGGTAAATTACCTATTAAACTGCCGGCTAACACTACTTTGACAGTGGCGGACAACCATGTGACGGTGGCTGGCCCCTTAGGGACATTAGATTGGCAATTGCCCCTGGGAGTGACTGTACAGCAAGCTGATGGCACTGTTTTGGTGGTCAATGCCCATCCTGAGGATCGGATGACGCGGCCAGCCCATGGGCTGGCTCGAGCTCGTTTAGCCAATATGGTGATGGGAGTTTCGGCTGGGTTTGAGCGCATCTTAGACATCTCTGGGGTAGGTTTCCGGGTAGAAGTGCATGAGCCGGAGGTGTGGTTGCACGTGGGCCTATCTCATCCAGTTAAGTTAGTTATTATTCCGGGAGTTAGCATCAAAGTTGTTAAAAATGAGATTACGCTTAATGGCATCGACAAAGAGTCGGTCGGCGAAATGGCGGCTCGCTTGCGAGCCGTGAAGAAGCCGGAACCTTACAAAGGCAAAGGTATTAAATATCGGGAAGAAATTGTGCGCCGGAAGCAAGGCAAAACTGCTAAAACCACCGGTACCAAATAA
- the rpsH gene encoding 30S ribosomal protein S8, translating to MNTHPIADMLTRIRNASARGFATVKIPASRLKEAIAKLLVETGWIERVELVKPEEEAAHLLITLKYYRNRPVIRGLRLISKSGQRIYQGKTQLAKNRTSRSETLVISTSQGLKTNTEAKALGQGGEVLFKIW from the coding sequence ATGAATACTCATCCTATTGCCGACATGTTAACTCGAATTCGTAACGCTTCTGCGCGCGGGTTTGCTACCGTAAAAATTCCAGCTTCCCGGCTGAAGGAAGCGATTGCGAAACTGCTAGTCGAAACTGGCTGGATTGAGCGAGTGGAGTTAGTTAAACCAGAAGAGGAAGCCGCTCATTTACTGATCACTTTAAAATATTACCGGAACCGGCCAGTGATCAGAGGGTTGCGATTGATTAGTAAATCCGGCCAACGGATTTATCAAGGCAAGACCCAGTTAGCTAAAAACCGGACCTCTAGATCAGAAACTTTGGTTATATCAACTTCCCAAGGCTTAAAAACTAACACAGAAGCTAAGGCCCTTGGTCAAGGGGGAGAAGTATTATTTAAAATCTGGTAG
- a CDS encoding type Z 30S ribosomal protein S14, producing the protein MARRTLIRKANAKPKFSSRKINRCKICGRRHGFLRAFQICRICFRELASAGNLPGIKKASW; encoded by the coding sequence ATGGCTAGACGTACACTTATTAGAAAAGCGAACGCAAAACCGAAGTTTTCCAGCCGGAAGATTAATCGGTGCAAAATTTGTGGTCGCCGGCACGGGTTTTTGCGGGCTTTTCAGATTTGCAGAATTTGTTTTAGAGAACTTGCTAGCGCTGGGAATCTGCCTGGTATTAAAAAAGCTTCCTGGTAA
- the rplE gene encoding 50S ribosomal protein L5, with translation MTFKELHQTARQTLKNELKLASIEAAPKLVKVVINIGAGKAVADPNYIEKIKEDIVQITGQKPIITKAKKSIAGFKLREKAPIGVVTTLRGQRMYDFLDKLVNVALPRVRDFQGISSTAFDGRGNYTLGMKEHIVFPEITLDNIEKTFGLSVTLHTTAKTDELAKQLLSKLNFPFQK, from the coding sequence ATGACTTTTAAAGAACTACATCAAACCGCCCGCCAGACTTTAAAAAACGAGCTTAAACTCGCTTCTATTGAGGCGGCTCCCAAATTGGTTAAAGTAGTAATTAATATCGGAGCTGGCAAGGCTGTGGCCGACCCTAATTATATTGAAAAGATCAAGGAAGATATAGTTCAGATCACTGGCCAGAAGCCGATCATCACTAAGGCTAAGAAATCAATCGCGGGATTTAAACTGCGCGAGAAAGCACCGATTGGTGTGGTAACTACTTTGCGCGGCCAACGCATGTATGATTTCTTGGATAAGTTAGTGAATGTGGCCTTGCCGCGGGTAAGAGATTTTCAAGGAATTTCTTCCACTGCCTTTGATGGGCGAGGCAATTATACTTTAGGCATGAAAGAGCATATTGTTTTCCCGGAAATTACCCTGGATAATATAGAAAAGACGTTCGGGTTGAGCGTAACATTACATACCACTGCCAAAACAGATGAATTGGCAAAACAATTGTTATCCAAATTGAATTTCCCTTTTCAAAAATAA
- the rplX gene encoding 50S ribosomal protein L24, translating to MKIKKGDTVLVIKGRERGKTGKVASVNVVAQTVKISGINVAKKHMKPRGQKVSGGITEIVKPLPTAKIMFLCSHCNKPTRLGSQLTSAGNRERICKICKSTV from the coding sequence ATGAAGATTAAGAAAGGTGATACAGTATTAGTTATTAAAGGACGCGAGCGAGGTAAAACTGGCAAAGTGGCGTCTGTTAACGTAGTTGCGCAGACAGTAAAAATCAGTGGAATTAATGTGGCTAAAAAACACATGAAGCCGCGAGGACAAAAAGTATCAGGCGGAATTACTGAAATTGTTAAACCTCTACCGACGGCTAAGATAATGTTTTTGTGCAGCCACTGCAATAAGCCGACGCGGCTAGGTTCGCAATTGACCTCTGCCGGCAATCGAGAACGGATTTGTAAAATTTGTAAAAGCACAGTTTAA
- the rplN gene encoding 50S ribosomal protein L14 produces MIQEGTNLKVADNTGAKWIRCFKVLGGTRRRYARVGDVVIAAVKEASPHGLAKKKEVVRAVIVRQRQKLVRKDGSYISFDENAAVLVNKDKTPRGTRIFGPVARELRDSGYMKIVSLAPEVL; encoded by the coding sequence ATGATTCAAGAAGGAACTAATCTAAAAGTAGCTGATAATACAGGAGCCAAATGGATCCGCTGTTTCAAGGTGTTGGGCGGTACGCGCCGGCGCTATGCCCGCGTGGGCGATGTGGTAATTGCGGCAGTCAAAGAAGCCAGTCCCCACGGTTTAGCCAAGAAAAAAGAAGTCGTGCGGGCCGTAATTGTCCGTCAGAGACAGAAATTGGTCCGCAAAGACGGCTCGTACATTAGCTTTGATGAAAATGCAGCTGTATTAGTTAATAAAGATAAAACTCCCCGAGGAACCCGGATCTTTGGTCCGGTGGCGAGGGAATTGCGAGATAGTGGATATATGAAAATAGTTTCTTTAGCCCCAGAGGTATTGTAA
- the rpsQ gene encoding 30S ribosomal protein S17, which translates to MNSKQRKIGRVVSAQMAATVVVSVDSFVNHPLYHKKIRKTRRFLAHNPADRAKKGDWVVIEETRPLSKLKRWIVLEIKATGDQKTVAEDLQEIDAALNQS; encoded by the coding sequence ATGAATAGTAAACAACGGAAAATTGGTCGGGTAGTTAGCGCACAGATGGCAGCCACAGTCGTGGTATCCGTCGACTCATTTGTGAACCACCCGTTGTATCATAAGAAGATCAGAAAGACGCGTCGTTTTCTGGCACATAATCCAGCAGATCGCGCTAAAAAAGGCGACTGGGTGGTGATAGAAGAAACGCGACCCCTAAGCAAACTGAAACGTTGGATAGTTTTAGAAATAAAGGCAACCGGCGATCAAAAGACAGTAGCAGAAGATCTACAAGAAATTGACGCCGCATTAAATCAATCTTAA
- the rpmC gene encoding 50S ribosomal protein L29: MKLEQLRKLSAADLAKEVDKTIALVAQLKSEIAMHRIKNWSRLREARQYLARIFTIIREKDIIKTLSNE; the protein is encoded by the coding sequence ATGAAATTAGAACAACTCCGAAAATTATCTGCGGCCGATCTCGCTAAAGAGGTGGATAAAACTATTGCTTTAGTAGCTCAGCTTAAATCGGAAATTGCCATGCATCGCATAAAAAACTGGTCTCGTTTGCGCGAGGCGCGGCAGTATCTTGCCAGAATCTTCACTATTATTAGAGAAAAAGACATTATTAAAACTTTGAGTAATGAATAG
- the rplP gene encoding 50S ribosomal protein L16, translating into MLIPKKVKYRKQQRGSMKGKATRGTTVAFGDFGLKSLGLGWVTARQIEAGRRAMVRFIRREGKIWIRIFPHQAVTAKPNEVRMGSGKGSVSHYVATVKPGTVIYEISGVSETAAKEAMQLAGYKLPVKTTFVARHH; encoded by the coding sequence ATGTTAATTCCCAAAAAAGTTAAATATAGAAAACAACAACGCGGTAGCATGAAAGGAAAAGCTACTCGCGGAACCACAGTGGCTTTTGGCGATTTTGGCTTGAAATCTTTAGGCCTGGGCTGGGTGACAGCGCGGCAGATCGAAGCCGGCCGCCGAGCAATGGTGCGGTTTATTCGCCGGGAAGGCAAGATCTGGATCCGAATTTTCCCACATCAGGCCGTCACCGCTAAGCCCAACGAAGTCCGGATGGGCAGCGGTAAAGGGTCTGTCAGTCACTATGTGGCCACGGTCAAACCCGGTACAGTTATTTATGAAATCTCGGGAGTATCCGAAACGGCCGCCAAAGAAGCCATGCAACTGGCTGGGTACAAGCTGCCCGTTAAAACCACCTTTGTAGCTCGTCATCATTAA
- the rpsC gene encoding 30S ribosomal protein S3, with the protein MGNKINPISNRLGYTVRWRSRWFDVKNYSTYLLEDQKLRKLINKQLKKASLAKIEIERFGNEGVINIFAAKPGMIIGHAGASIEDLRKKIKAEIGRDVKINIIEVKDPESNAAIIANQIVDQIERRLPFRRAIKGSLMAAQKTKIDGIKIIIAGRLNGAEISRSEMFVQGKVPLHTFRHFIDYAQREAHTTYGTLGVKVWVFKEGVKDVEPEKPNQHK; encoded by the coding sequence ATGGGAAATAAAATTAACCCAATCAGTAATCGGCTTGGTTACACGGTGCGGTGGCGCTCACGTTGGTTTGACGTAAAAAACTATTCGACTTACTTATTAGAAGATCAAAAACTGCGCAAATTAATCAATAAACAACTCAAAAAAGCTTCGTTAGCTAAAATTGAGATTGAACGGTTTGGTAACGAAGGGGTAATCAATATTTTTGCGGCCAAGCCCGGAATGATTATTGGGCATGCCGGAGCTAGTATTGAAGATTTGCGCAAAAAGATAAAGGCGGAAATTGGCCGAGATGTAAAAATAAATATCATTGAAGTTAAGGATCCGGAATCAAATGCCGCGATCATTGCCAATCAAATCGTTGACCAAATTGAACGGCGATTGCCTTTCCGGCGAGCGATTAAAGGCTCCCTGATGGCAGCGCAAAAAACTAAGATCGACGGTATTAAAATTATTATCGCCGGGCGCTTGAATGGAGCGGAAATTTCTCGGTCAGAAATGTTTGTACAAGGAAAAGTTCCTCTCCATACCTTTCGGCATTTTATCGATTATGCGCAGCGAGAAGCGCACACTACCTATGGAACGTTAGGTGTTAAAGTCTGGGTTTTCAAAGAAGGCGTCAAAGATGTGGAACCGGAAAAACCTAATCAGCATAAATAA
- the rplV gene encoding 50S ribosomal protein L22: MEIVAKLKFARISPKKVQPLLGSLRRKPAQAALNSLRYAQTKGGKMIYKLIASAIANASNNYNAKPENLRIKSLVVEEGPRYKRYWLRSHGSADIKLKRMAHLTVKLEEILPTPSEKTAKKISPVAGGLKTTNKGAASKISAPTSSAGGPVLPTDKPAKLRGKLGGKRLFTRTTNK; this comes from the coding sequence ATGGAAATTGTTGCTAAGTTAAAATTTGCCCGGATTAGTCCCAAAAAAGTCCAACCTTTGCTGGGGAGTTTACGGCGCAAACCGGCTCAGGCTGCTCTGAACAGTTTGCGCTATGCGCAGACCAAGGGTGGAAAAATGATTTACAAATTGATTGCTTCAGCTATAGCTAACGCTAGTAACAATTATAACGCTAAGCCAGAGAATTTGCGGATCAAGTCTTTAGTAGTAGAAGAAGGCCCGCGCTACAAACGATATTGGTTGCGTTCGCATGGATCGGCCGATATCAAGTTGAAGAGAATGGCCCATCTGACAGTTAAATTAGAAGAAATCTTGCCGACTCCTTCCGAAAAAACCGCTAAAAAGATTAGTCCGGTTGCAGGAGGATTAAAAACTACCAACAAGGGAGCTGCTAGTAAAATAAGCGCTCCTACTTCTTCAGCCGGAGGGCCGGTCCTGCCGACTGATAAGCCAGCTAAACTGCGGGGCAAATTAGGGGGCAAACGATTATTCACGCGCACAACTAATAAATAA
- the rpsS gene encoding 30S ribosomal protein S19 — translation MSRSLKKGWWVDPNLQKKIDQLKATGAKTAIKTWARSSTITPEMVGLNFEVHNGKTHLPVFVTENMVGHRLGEFSLTRKFRGHGGKMAKEQAKKSSEPTPAAPTAPAAKPTKK, via the coding sequence ATGTCTAGATCGCTAAAAAAAGGTTGGTGGGTTGACCCCAACTTGCAAAAAAAGATTGATCAACTAAAGGCGACCGGCGCTAAGACGGCTATTAAAACGTGGGCCAGGTCTTCTACAATTACTCCTGAAATGGTGGGATTGAACTTCGAAGTTCATAATGGTAAAACTCATCTGCCTGTTTTTGTTACAGAAAACATGGTAGGGCACCGGTTGGGCGAGTTCTCTTTGACCAGAAAATTTAGAGGCCATGGCGGTAAGATGGCTAAAGAACAAGCTAAAAAATCTAGTGAACCGACACCGGCAGCCCCCACTGCTCCCGCCGCTAAGCCGACCAAGAAATAA
- the rplB gene encoding 50S ribosomal protein L2 has product MSIRILKSNNAGRRSNMSVIDRSHITTQQTPLKLLTKGMKRSSGRNARGVITVRHRGGGAKQLWRTIDMKQIKFGIPATVQTIEYDPNRSAYIALINFLDGTKTYIIAPEGLKVGDKIVSNVNTKIKPGNRLILRNIPTGIAVHNIELQPGRGGQIVRSGGSSAMVLGFDKGFAQIKLPSGEIRLISENCFASIGTVSNPDHSNIRIGKAGRMRHLGRRPKVRGKAMNPVDHPHGGGEGNSPIGLKHPKSPTGKPTKGYKTRSKTKSNKHIIKPRTKNKKRKR; this is encoded by the coding sequence ATGTCAATCAGAATTCTTAAATCTAACAATGCCGGTCGCAGGAGCAATATGAGCGTGATTGATCGCTCGCATATTACTACGCAACAAACTCCCTTAAAGTTATTAACTAAAGGAATGAAGCGTTCGAGTGGACGGAATGCGCGGGGAGTAATTACGGTTAGACATCGGGGCGGGGGAGCTAAACAGCTGTGGCGAACAATTGATATGAAGCAGATTAAATTTGGTATTCCCGCCACTGTGCAGACAATTGAATATGATCCCAACCGATCGGCTTACATTGCTTTAATTAATTTTCTTGATGGGACTAAAACTTATATTATTGCTCCCGAAGGCCTCAAGGTAGGCGATAAAATTGTTAGCAATGTAAACACTAAGATTAAACCTGGCAATCGATTAATTCTCCGTAATATTCCTACCGGTATCGCTGTCCATAATATTGAATTACAGCCCGGTCGGGGAGGCCAGATCGTGCGTTCGGGCGGAAGCAGTGCTATGGTACTAGGGTTTGATAAAGGGTTTGCTCAGATTAAATTACCTTCTGGAGAAATTAGATTAATTTCCGAAAACTGTTTCGCGAGTATTGGCACAGTTTCTAATCCCGATCATAGTAATATCCGGATTGGCAAAGCTGGTCGGATGCGCCATCTGGGGCGACGACCGAAGGTGCGTGGTAAAGCCATGAACCCTGTCGATCACCCTCATGGCGGCGGCGAAGGTAATTCACCCATCGGTCTCAAACATCCCAAAAGCCCCACCGGCAAACCGACCAAGGGTTATAAAACTAGAAGCAAAACTAAGAGCAATAAACACATTATTAAACCAAGAACTAAGAATAAGAAGAGGAAACGTTAA
- the rplW gene encoding 50S ribosomal protein L23, whose product MNNLVIYQPIISEKSVRLGAGNVYTFKVDARANIPVIKQAVENLFKVKVKSVNVLNVIGKPKNAGRQKVKRANWKKAVVTLMPGQTIKLFEEKKDVNQNS is encoded by the coding sequence ATGAATAATCTAGTAATTTATCAGCCAATTATTTCCGAGAAGAGTGTCCGTTTGGGCGCTGGTAATGTCTATACGTTTAAAGTTGATGCCCGAGCTAATATCCCAGTCATTAAACAAGCAGTAGAAAATTTATTTAAGGTTAAAGTTAAGTCAGTCAATGTTTTAAATGTGATCGGTAAACCTAAAAATGCTGGTCGGCAGAAGGTCAAAAGAGCCAATTGGAAAAAGGCGGTTGTGACGCTGATGCCTGGTCAAACCATTAAATTATTCGAAGAGAAAAAAGATGTCAATCAGAATTCTTAA
- the rplD gene encoding 50S ribosomal protein L4 — MPKQTSSSSKQVSAATSVATVVKLEAAEFTGTKIDLPVLGQMIVDLQHNQHHATANTKTRGEVAGSTKKPWRQKGTGRARVGTKRTPLWRGGGRVFGPSSLRNFQHKLNQKSLRPALSTALAGKAMAGEVFWIDQPYEGGQRTKTVLQFLQGSLDPQSNLIIIAAADPALQRASRNLGYVKVRSAQQVNLLDVATHRRIIILGEARPALISRLS, encoded by the coding sequence ATGCCTAAACAGACTTCCAGTTCATCTAAACAGGTAAGCGCAGCCACTTCTGTTGCCACAGTGGTCAAGTTAGAGGCAGCTGAATTTACTGGCACCAAAATTGATTTGCCTGTTTTAGGTCAAATGATAGTTGATTTACAGCATAATCAACATCATGCCACTGCTAATACTAAAACTCGAGGAGAAGTGGCAGGTAGTACTAAAAAACCTTGGCGGCAAAAGGGAACCGGTCGGGCTCGCGTCGGCACCAAGCGGACTCCGCTTTGGCGCGGCGGTGGTCGGGTCTTTGGCCCCAGTTCTCTTCGGAATTTTCAGCACAAGCTCAATCAAAAATCGTTACGCCCCGCTCTTTCAACTGCCCTGGCTGGAAAAGCTATGGCGGGAGAAGTTTTCTGGATTGATCAGCCGTATGAGGGAGGCCAACGGACTAAGACCGTGTTACAATTTTTACAAGGTAGCTTAGATCCTCAAAGCAATCTGATTATTATAGCCGCAGCTGATCCAGCTCTGCAACGAGCCAGCCGTAATCTAGGGTATGTTAAAGTACGGTCTGCTCAACAGGTTAATTTGTTAGATGTAGCCACTCACCGCCGAATTATTATATTAGGGGAGGCGCGACCGGCCCTGATAAGCCGTTTAAGTTAA
- the rplC gene encoding 50S ribosomal protein L3 has protein sequence MIGIIAKKSGMSQLVLENGDIVGATWLTVQPNVVVQVKTPAKEGYSAIQLGVGVAKKSTRSRQGHLKNLDAKTLREIRVEDPSQYTRGDKLDATQFAVGDQVMVTAVSKGKGFAGTIKRHNFKSGPGGHGHDHHRQPGSIGAMGIARVLPGRRMSGHMGAKQITTKNLKVVLVDAIEQRIAVRGAVPGGNRSLVLVKKHA, from the coding sequence ATGATTGGTATAATTGCTAAAAAATCAGGTATGTCTCAGTTGGTTTTGGAGAATGGCGATATTGTTGGAGCGACCTGGTTAACGGTCCAGCCAAACGTAGTCGTACAGGTAAAAACTCCCGCCAAAGAAGGCTATAGCGCCATTCAATTAGGTGTCGGCGTGGCAAAAAAATCTACCCGGTCTCGCCAAGGCCATCTTAAAAATCTTGATGCTAAAACCTTGCGAGAAATCCGAGTAGAGGATCCCAGTCAGTACACCCGCGGAGATAAGCTAGATGCGACGCAATTTGCTGTGGGCGATCAAGTGATGGTAACAGCAGTGTCTAAGGGCAAGGGATTTGCCGGAACGATCAAGCGCCATAACTTTAAGAGCGGTCCGGGGGGGCACGGCCATGATCATCATCGTCAACCTGGTTCAATCGGAGCGATGGGAATTGCACGAGTGTTGCCTGGTCGTCGCATGTCAGGCCATATGGGGGCCAAACAAATTACCACTAAGAATTTAAAAGTAGTTTTAGTTGATGCAATAGAACAGCGTATCGCCGTGCGCGGAGCTGTGCCAGGAGGCAATCGCAGTTTAGTATTAGTTAAAAAACATGCCTAA